Genomic window (Streptosporangium brasiliense):
GGACCGGTCCCGGAACGGGTGCGGGCCGGCGGGGTCCCGGTGATGCGCGCCTGGGCCGAACAGGGCCTGGGCGTCTCGCTCCTTCCCCGGTTCGCGGTGTCGGCCGCGCTCGAGGCCGGCACGCTCACCGAGCTCGCCTTCGCCGCCCCGGAGCTGAGCCTGCGGCTCGTCTGGCGAGGTGACAGGGAGGACCTCCCCGGGCTGCGCGAGGTCCTGTACGCCGCCAGCGCCTGAGCCGGAGGCCGGAGCCACCCGCCGGGGCTCGCCCGGCGGCGGCGCCGCGACCGCGGCCCCGGCGGCCCTCACACGTCGCCGGGATCCCGCGGCGGCACCGCGCCGGGCTCAGGGCACTCGCGCTCCGGCCGGCGCGTTGTCCCCGGTGAAGGGTCCCCGCGCGGGGCCGGCCGCCCACGGTCGGTTAACGTTGCCGACAAATAGCCTTAATCGGCTCCGGAGCGGCTGTAAGGACCGAGAGAAGGATCAGGTGATGGTGTCGGTGTCGTCGGACTCCGGCAGTTGCAGAGCCCGCCGATCACAGGGCAGGGACCCGCGATGAACGTCGCGCTCGGCCTGCTGGCCGTCTTCCTGCTGACCCTGGCCACCGGTTACTTCGTGGCCCAGGAGTTCGCCTACGTCACCGCCGACCGGCTGGCGCTGTCGCAGCGGGCGGCCGGGGGAGACAGGAAGGCCGCCCGTGCCGTCAAGGTGATGGAACGGCTGTCGTTCATGCTCTCGGGCGCCCAGCTCGGCATCACCGTCACCACCCTGGTCGTCGGCTTCATCGCCAAGCCCGCGCTGGCCGAACTGATCGCTCCCGCTCTCGGCGCGGCCGGCGTGCCCGAGGGCGCGACCGGCGGCATCGCCCTCGGGCTGGGCTTCGGCCTCGCCACCGTCGTCCAGATGGTGCTGGGCGAACTCGCTCCCAAGAACCTGGCCCTGGCCAGGCCCGAGCCGCTGGCCCGCGCGCTGGCCTCCTCCACGCTGGTCTACCTGACGATCGCCGGGCCGGTCATCAGGCTGTTCGACACGGCGGCCAACAGGCTGCTGCGCGCGGTCGGCATCGAGCCGGTGGAGGAGCTGCACCACGGCGCCACCCTGGAGGAGCTCGGGCACATCATCGGTGAGTCCGAGGCGTACGGGCACCTGCCCGGCGACCAGGCCGACCTGCTGGAGCGGGCGCTGGCCTTCTCCGACCACACCGCCGAGGAGGTCATGGTCCCCCGGGTGGAGGTCGTCACCGTCGCCGGTTCGGCGCGGATCCCCGAGCTGGACGAGCTCATCGCCCGGCACGGGCATACCCACTATCCCGTTCTGGGCGACAGTCTGGACGACGTGATCGGCATCGTGAGCCTGCGCGAGCTGGTCACCGTCCCCCTCGACAAGGCGGCCGACACCAAGGTCACCGATGTCGCGCGCGAGGTGCTGGTGGTGCCGTTCTCGGCCTCGCTGCCCGACCTGGTCCTCCAGATGCACGCCCGCGGCGAGGAGGTCGCCTGCGTGGTCGACGAGCACGGCGGCCTGGCCGGGCTGGCCACCTGGGAGGACGTCGCCGAGGAGCTCGTCGGTGAGATCGCCGACGAGAACGATCTCGATATTCCCACGGCGGTCCGGAAGGACGGCGGCTGGGAGATCGACGCGGCCCTGCGCGTCGACGAGGTCGCCCTGGCCACCGGCCTGGAGCTCCCCGACGAGGACGACTACGACACCGTCGGCGGGCTGGTCCTGCAGCGCCTGGGCCGCTTCGCCGTCCCCGGTGACGTCGTCACCGTCGGACTCGTGCCGGACATGGCCGAGCACGCGCCCACCCACGTCGAGATCGAGGTGCTGACCCTGGACCGGCACGTGCCGGAGCGGGTGGGGCTGCGTCCCGTCCGTCGCGCCGAGGAGGACCGGGAGAGCGGGGAGGAGAAGTGAACCTGCCTACCGGTCTGATGCTCACCCTGCTCCTCCTGGTCGGCAACGGCTTCTTCGTCGCCTCCGAGTTCGCGCTGGTCGCGGCCAAGCGGCACCGGCTGGAGAAGGCGGCGGCCCGGGGCAACCGCGCCGCCGCGGCGGCCGTGAAGGGCATCCGGGAGCTGTCGTTGATGCTCGCCGGCGCCCAGCTCGGCATCACCTTGTGCTCGCTCGGCCTGGGTGTGGTCTCCGAGCCGCTCATCGCAGGCAGCCTGACCCCGCTGTT
Coding sequences:
- a CDS encoding hemolysin family protein → MNVALGLLAVFLLTLATGYFVAQEFAYVTADRLALSQRAAGGDRKAARAVKVMERLSFMLSGAQLGITVTTLVVGFIAKPALAELIAPALGAAGVPEGATGGIALGLGFGLATVVQMVLGELAPKNLALARPEPLARALASSTLVYLTIAGPVIRLFDTAANRLLRAVGIEPVEELHHGATLEELGHIIGESEAYGHLPGDQADLLERALAFSDHTAEEVMVPRVEVVTVAGSARIPELDELIARHGHTHYPVLGDSLDDVIGIVSLRELVTVPLDKAADTKVTDVAREVLVVPFSASLPDLVLQMHARGEEVACVVDEHGGLAGLATWEDVAEELVGEIADENDLDIPTAVRKDGGWEIDAALRVDEVALATGLELPDEDDYDTVGGLVLQRLGRFAVPGDVVTVGLVPDMAEHAPTHVEIEVLTLDRHVPERVGLRPVRRAEEDRESGEEK